A region of Procambarus clarkii isolate CNS0578487 chromosome 93, FALCON_Pclarkii_2.0, whole genome shotgun sequence DNA encodes the following proteins:
- the LOC123746899 gene encoding kynureninase isoform X2, with translation MQQQLDKWARTGAEMHFEDPLPAALCDRYGREELGRLVGADPSTVTLMNGLSVNLNLLLLSFYQPSNSRYKILIEGRAFPSDRYAMVSQAELRGFDPKEAVLEIFPRPGEHTLRTDDILKVIKEQGSSISVVCLSGVQYYTGQKFDMEQITKAAQKQGCLVGWDLAHAIGNVPLHLDRWGVDFACWCTYKYLNSGPGCIAGAYINQRHNGRRAPHLRGWWSNKETTRFEMNDECDMAIGVDSFRLCNPPPFLVALVKASLEIFEEAGMERLVKKQFLLTGYLELLLKTHFSSGQERAPSATIITPEDVAARGCQLSLIFSFTLNDVHQQLEKRGVVCDIRLPNVMRVAPVPLYNSFYDVYRFINILREVFDLCKTEGA, from the exons GGGGGCAGAGATGCACTTCGAGGACCCGCTACCAGCTGCATTGTGTGACAGATATGGTCGAGAGGAGTTGGGTCGACTGGTTGGGGCCGACCCGTCAACTGTCACCCTCATGAACGGGCTGTCTGTCAATCTCAACCTGCTCCTCCTCTCCTTCTACCAGCCCAGCAACTCACGCTACAAGATACTCATCGAGGGACGTGCTTTTCCGTCTGATAGG TATGCTATGGTCTCTCAGGCAGAGCTCCGAGGGTTCGATCCCAAGGAAGCGGTGCTAGAGATATTTCCCCGACCTGGTGAACACACTCTCAGGACTGATGATATTCTTAAG GTGATCAAGGAGCAAGGAAGTAGCATTTCCGTAGTATGCCTGAGTGGAGTGCAGTACTACACGGGGCAGAAGTTCGACATGGAGCAGATCACGAAGGCGGCTCAGaagcagggctgcctggtgggttGGGACCTGGCGCACGCCATTGGTAATGTTCCTCTCCACCTCGACCGATGGGGCGTCGACTTCGCCTGCTGGTGTACCTACAAG taccttaaCAGTGGGCCGGGTTGCATCGCAGGCGCGTACATCAACCAGCGTCACAACGGGAGGAGAGCGCCCCACCTGCGCGGCTGGTGGAGCAACAAGGAGACCACCAGGTTCGAAATGAATGATGAGTGTGACATGGCCATCGGTGTGGACTCCTTCAGGCTCTGTAACCCGCCCCCATTCCTCGTGGCCCTTGTCAAGGCCAGTCTGGAG ATCTTTGAAGAGGCTGGTATGGAACGTCTGGTCAAGAAGCAGTTCCTGTTGACGGGTTACCTGGAGTTGCTCCTCAAGACGCACTTCAGCAGCGGTCAAGAGCGAGCTCCCTCGGCCACCATCATCACGCCGGAGGACGTCGCCGCCCGTGGCTGTCAGCTCTCTCTCATCTTCTCCTTCACTCTCAACGATGTACACCAACAGCTGGAGAAACGAGGCGTTGTG TGTGATATACGTCTACCTAATGTGATGCGCGTCGCCCCTGTGCCTCTCTACAACTCCTTCTATGACGTCTACCGTTTCATCAACATCTTAAGAgaggtgtttgatctgtgtaagaCAGAAGGCGCCTAG